The Pirellulales bacterium DNA window GGCGTCAGGCCAAGAACGGTCATCGTGTAAAAGCCCATCACGCGGGAGCGTTTGTCGTCGTCCACCACGGTCTGCACGATCGTATTGCTGGCCGCCATGTGGGCCATCATACCGAAGCCGGCCGTGAACGACGTCGCGAGCGACAGCCAGATCGTTCGCGAAAGGGCGAAAACGATCGCCGACAAGGCAAACATCGTGGCATTGAACGCAATCACTCGCCCCAGCCCGAGGATCGTGCTCCGCGAGGCAAGAAATAGGGCACCGCAGAGCGCCCCGGTCCCAGACGCCGCGAGCAGGAAGCCATAGATGCGTGCGCCGTTCTTGGAGAGCTGAGTTTTGGCTTCGGGAACGGCCGTATCGGAAACGGCATTCGCTGGTGGTGATTCGTCGGCACGCATACCGTGCCCTACGCCTTGTCCGTCGGCCAGCGAATTCGCGAACACGGGCATCAGGGTCGCATATGGCACGCCGAAAATGCTAACCAACCCCAAGAGCAGGAAGATCGCCCGCAGCGGCGTTTGCCGATAAACGTAGACGAAGCCTTCGACGAGGTCGTGCCAGATATTGTGGGTTCGAATCTTGGCGACGTGCGGTTTGACACGCATGGCGAGCAGCGCGGCAATCACGGCCAGATAGCTGACGCCATCAATCAGGAAGCAAATGCCTGCGCCAACCTGGGCATAAAGCAACCCGGCGATCGACGGACCGATCAGTCGCGCCGCATTGAACATCGATGAATTCAGGGCGATGGCGTTGCTCAGATCGCGGCGATCCTCGACGATCTCGACGAGAAACGCCTGTCGGGCGGGGGTGTCCACTGCATTAATGATGCCCTGCACCGCCGCCAGTGCGATGATTTGCCAAACCTGGATGATGCCGGCCAGCGACAGCCACGCCAGCGCGAACGACTGGATCATCGAGAGCGCCTGCGTGGCGACCAGAATCCGATATCGGCTGCGCCCTTCCACCCACACGCCGGCCACCGGAGCGACGATCAGGATCGGAATCTGCCCGGCGAACGAGACGATACCGAGGATCCAATCCTTGCCGGTGATTTCGTAGACGAGCAAGCTGGTGGCGACCCGGGTCATCCAGGTGCCGATCAGCGAGGTACCCTGCCCGCCGAAGAAGAGCCGATAGTTGTAATGATTCAGGGCGCGGAACGTGGACGCCAGCGTGCCGATCCGTGGCGCGCTTCCGTTGGAGTCACTCATGTCGGCCCTACACTTCCAAGAACATCCGCGCCGGGTCTTCGATCGTCTCTTTGATCCGCTTGAGGAAGGTGACCGCCTCGCGGCCGTCGACGATGCGGTGGTCGTAGGTCAAGGCGACGTACATCATCGGGCGGATCACGACCTGGCCGTCGCGGGCGACTGGGCGATCTTGGATCGCGTGCAGCCCCAGGATCCCGCTCTGCGGCGGATTGACGATCGGCGTGGAAAGCAGCGAGCCGTAGACGCCGCCGTTGGAGATCGTGAAGGTGCCGCCTTGCAGCTCCTCGAGCTTGAGCTTGTTCGCGCCAGCGCGGCGGCCGAAATCGGCGATGGCCAGCTCGATTTCGCCAAAGCTCATTTGCTCCGCGTTCCGGAGCACCGGGACGACTAAGCCCTTTCCGCCGCCGACCGCGATCCCGATGTCGTAATAATGGTGATAGACGACGTGCGGCTCGCGGACTTCGGCGTTTACCTGCGGAACCAGCTTCAAGGCGTCGACCGAGGCCTTCACGAAAAACGACATGAATCCGAGCTTCACGCCGTAACGCTCTTGATAGGCCTGCTTGTGTTTTTGCCGCAGGGCCATTACCTCCGACATGTCGATCT harbors:
- a CDS encoding MFS transporter encodes the protein MSDSNGSAPRIGTLASTFRALNHYNYRLFFGGQGTSLIGTWMTRVATSLLVYEITGKDWILGIVSFAGQIPILIVAPVAGVWVEGRSRYRILVATQALSMIQSFALAWLSLAGIIQVWQIIALAAVQGIINAVDTPARQAFLVEIVEDRRDLSNAIALNSSMFNAARLIGPSIAGLLYAQVGAGICFLIDGVSYLAVIAALLAMRVKPHVAKIRTHNIWHDLVEGFVYVYRQTPLRAIFLLLGLVSIFGVPYATLMPVFANSLADGQGVGHGMRADESPPANAVSDTAVPEAKTQLSKNGARIYGFLLAASGTGALCGALFLASRSTILGLGRVIAFNATMFALSAIVFALSRTIWLSLATSFTAGFGMMAHMAASNTIVQTVVDDDKRSRVMGFYTMTVLGLTPVGSLFAAGSVVLLNARYGTPFGAQYTVAIGGGLSLLGALYFILRLPSIRKSARPMLEKAGVLPPIAAGIESATQAERLGTGG